A genome region from Chryseobacterium indicum includes the following:
- a CDS encoding Crp/Fnr family transcriptional regulator, with translation MTLNDFSDKYFDQNSFLDSRDRDKLLELVQFVTIPKDKILLHRGEQIKQVGIVLKGLIRVYNKNNRTVWFVQNNGIYGSIDTLALNRTSSLTFETLEETSMFLLNYDDLEETIISYPNIASLLLMYWKRTAVEIYRNFYTSLSLSPEEKYLEILQKNPQLILSVKSKDLAYYLGIHPTSLSRLKKRYFVSKENKM, from the coding sequence ATGACATTAAATGATTTTTCAGATAAATATTTCGATCAAAACTCTTTTTTAGATTCAAGAGACAGGGATAAACTTCTGGAGTTAGTTCAATTTGTTACTATTCCAAAGGATAAAATCTTGCTTCATAGGGGAGAACAAATAAAACAGGTGGGGATAGTCCTAAAAGGATTGATAAGAGTTTATAATAAGAATAACAGAACAGTTTGGTTCGTTCAGAACAATGGAATTTATGGATCAATCGATACTTTAGCGCTTAACCGTACTTCCAGCCTCACTTTTGAAACATTGGAAGAAACAAGTATGTTTTTGCTTAATTATGATGATTTAGAAGAAACAATTATATCATATCCAAATATTGCCAGCCTCCTTCTTATGTACTGGAAAAGAACAGCAGTAGAAATTTACCGCAATTTTTACACATCTTTAAGCCTGTCTCCCGAAGAAAAATATTTGGAAATTTTGCAGAAAAATCCTCAGCTAATTTTAAGTGTAAAATCTAAAGATCTTGCTTATTATTTAGGAATTCATCCCACCTCATTAAGTAGACTTAAGAAAAGATACTTTGTTTCGAAGGAAAATAAAATGTGA
- a CDS encoding helix-turn-helix transcriptional regulator produces the protein MTKKYLLFFILICIEGFSQRKLTEKQIDSLQNTIFTTNSGNADKIEAITTELYYQSKEIDYKKGQINALLRRAAHRVNIKDFDKVQPDLNEAITLSNDIEDYYSMARAKTIEAAMLNALKLYAETQKVLDQNLKLIPKIKDINKRRLMETLFYGRYINLYGNQNMEDSVHHYAGKRMKAALLLPNSEKEKPIIILSTARLFCVYYKTAKDFKKLEHYINIQEKYINQTDNLFDLSFYHKTKADFIYNYQKNTKNYLDTALEHYKLAEKYADQSNNLLLKEAIYPNIAKIYEDKKNEEKQVQYLNKYTTLKDSVVKKENKTIEKLVFQPRKEDEVKPILPSEGLVKSGETRFMFIYLILAALLVLFLLFIFFRRKNKNNDHFSEDNNTGDASLNEKNQELRKLALENNIAFLPSFLELYPEFKESLLRINPALINSDIEFCALLKLKLNSQQIAASKKISVRAVDSKKYRIRKKLNILSSENLYHWMADK, from the coding sequence ATGACAAAAAAATATCTTCTTTTTTTTATCTTAATATGCATTGAAGGATTTTCTCAGAGAAAGTTAACCGAAAAACAGATTGATAGCCTTCAGAATACGATTTTTACAACCAATTCCGGGAATGCAGACAAAATTGAAGCGATTACCACGGAACTCTATTATCAATCAAAAGAAATAGATTATAAAAAAGGGCAAATTAATGCGCTTTTGCGCAGAGCAGCTCATAGAGTAAATATTAAAGACTTTGATAAAGTACAGCCAGACCTGAATGAAGCTATAACTTTATCTAATGACATAGAAGATTATTACTCTATGGCAAGAGCCAAGACCATAGAGGCAGCAATGCTGAATGCATTAAAATTATATGCGGAAACTCAAAAGGTATTAGATCAGAATTTAAAGCTGATTCCTAAAATTAAGGATATTAATAAAAGAAGATTGATGGAGACTCTCTTTTATGGCAGATACATTAATTTATACGGAAACCAGAATATGGAAGACTCTGTCCATCATTATGCTGGGAAAAGAATGAAAGCGGCTTTATTGCTTCCGAATTCTGAAAAAGAAAAGCCTATAATTATTTTGTCAACAGCAAGATTATTCTGTGTTTATTACAAAACCGCTAAAGATTTTAAAAAGTTAGAACATTACATAAATATTCAGGAGAAATATATAAACCAGACAGATAACTTATTTGATCTTTCATTTTACCATAAAACAAAAGCCGATTTCATATACAATTATCAGAAAAATACAAAAAATTACCTGGATACAGCATTAGAGCATTACAAACTGGCAGAAAAATATGCAGATCAATCTAATAATTTGTTGCTTAAGGAAGCTATCTATCCAAACATTGCTAAAATTTATGAAGATAAGAAGAATGAAGAGAAACAAGTTCAATATCTTAATAAATATACCACTCTAAAGGATTCTGTGGTTAAAAAAGAAAATAAAACGATAGAAAAGCTTGTTTTTCAGCCTAGAAAAGAAGATGAGGTAAAACCCATTTTACCATCGGAAGGTTTAGTGAAATCTGGAGAAACGAGATTTATGTTTATATATTTAATCCTCGCTGCTCTTCTCGTTCTGTTTTTATTGTTCATATTTTTTAGGAGAAAAAATAAAAATAATGATCACTTTTCTGAGGATAATAATACTGGCGATGCTTCTTTGAATGAGAAAAACCAGGAACTCCGCAAATTGGCTTTAGAAAATAATATTGCTTTTTTGCCAAGTTTTTTAGAATTGTATCCCGAATTTAAAGAAAGCTTATTACGAATTAATCCTGCATTGATTAATTCTGATATTGAGTTTTGCGCCTTATTAAAACTTAAACTTAATAGCCAGCAAATTGCTGCCTCAAAAAAAATTTCTGTAAGGGCAGTAGACTCCAAAAAGTACAGAATAAGAAAAAAATTAAATATCTTATCCAGTGAAAATCTTTATCATTGGATGGCAGACAAATAA
- a CDS encoding beta strand repeat-containing protein, with amino-acid sequence MIKLKQILIVLILTCFFLAVSTTPSFGQLCTKTSNIPPNGSLTVNGITVNSSSTGYVSSYSMPYQVCGTSSSLTLNEESLYVGNSTGQNSASWQTTLTFSKPVNNIVILLSATGSVYNEKFQFFSNNGTVTITDNGSCFSTISGNTLLSGQGASSTGTGGGGIFTVSAPAPFTQLIMRGDGGDNGALLAICETSIVAACNGIIDSDGDSIPDECDLDDDNDGILDANECILTNLVTNGNFDSNFSPAWTNDGGWTYNASGKYVENTSFIGTGFGNLTQLLSNIPPAMVPLTFTLGAKDGSTNSTGSLEVYLGGTLFATANNSTGTNNNITLTLNNGATSNFIPFTAISTTTYASQTFTINIPYSGPSSGSLTFKMGANQIDDWSIDNVSINTCDTDADGIPNSLDLDSDNDGCADAIEGAGNFTSSQLTAASGTILSQTPNQNFGTSVDANGIPITVGAAGQSVGQSQDASKNDCLDSDNDGYPNWIDLDDDNDGILDTDECPAFTIINNGTFNAPVTEWTIGTGWDVSTGIARNENDNINSSLSQTLNNLNAANGMVKLSFTLGAQDGFNSAGYSASLNIILNGTTYATFTNGTVRATGINNVTQTLTSGVTSTFLPFSTASNSGYTTQNITINIPYTGPNSAILTFNHSAGYDDWSIDNVIIDTSACDLDGDGIPNQLDLDSDGDGCPDAIEGGAAFTSADLQNSSMAGGNSGTGYIGTPVSVTQNLGNTVGNTATTMGVPTIAGTGQTVNNATNSFVNDCITTTCSPDPYSAMQTWWLTDAQNKVRIDFQTGLPVLNNPANGTYGQGDSNTGSEASTSVTNPITGKLLFVTDGNKLFRGSDGAEAMGYAGGNNGSEEAASAIPDPKGVLGRDFIIFGNATNNTYGGLYASKYNLETNIISNKTMLVSSVYEALEVIPHTNGTDYWILVNTSDEKVKSFLYSKASGFNATPVSSIDVPNDNSVSNTTSSSFISWDPRTPGKVLIARMNKIGLANFNASTGTLGTWQVYITSTGTQKTFTGYSGALSPNGRYIYYTEYGAGGNSFLKYYDLVNNTTTILDPIPASTSAVKIAPDGKVYRIGYVGLLRQLFYINADANTPPVGPGSQLQFPTGGMSVGLQLPNNTYWACITCQSGTAAPALANTNITSNPATVGDLITLLSASNKPAGTVITIHSSAVPTDANKLVNSTAIVAGTTYYAAFYDGLAICYSPTTVVNVKSSTITDITCSNNGTFENSTDDFLQFKITPATTANYSVTATYNGSPVSVKQLNNSAATNIMGGLPSYFKVANGTLPVGNNFVITITPTTGTPETLIFTNTGTCSTACTSASSGNTVTYYYYSPVIGQQDSVIEPALLPKFDQSNGRLLTNVSIEYGANYMGGAIIESTATTSQLTNYQESSINTFSISGYTLNRTVSLFNTGLVTIPAGISVPAQGSWLGDISGRTVDRMLISPDANWLGNLLSAGQNPTTSTNWVTNITGNPTHDDDMIILNNNFIPSTNTVNYSAQADLNNFIGTGNLSSSFSNIISTSLAGSSNLSFTQRLARSYFYKVTYTYDCGLVPTSCYKPAVTDSNAYPTKHGITSLGRAGTDSDNWPMVRQSAWTALESKTKGFVVNRVRFNTSNQPVADDGITLVITSPVEGMMVYDTTSNCLKVYTSNDGGFSFAWHCMSTQACPQ; translated from the coding sequence ATGATAAAACTGAAACAAATTTTAATAGTTTTAATTCTCACCTGCTTTTTTCTTGCGGTTTCCACAACACCATCTTTTGGGCAGCTTTGTACTAAAACTTCAAATATACCACCCAATGGTAGTTTAACCGTAAACGGGATAACTGTAAATTCTTCTTCAACAGGATATGTATCGTCATATAGTATGCCTTATCAGGTTTGTGGTACATCTTCATCATTAACTCTGAATGAAGAATCTTTATATGTTGGCAATAGTACAGGTCAAAATAGTGCTTCTTGGCAAACTACTCTTACGTTTTCAAAACCAGTTAACAACATTGTAATATTGTTATCTGCTACCGGAAGTGTTTACAACGAGAAATTTCAGTTTTTCTCAAATAATGGAACTGTTACAATTACAGATAATGGGAGTTGTTTCAGCACTATTTCTGGAAATACTTTGCTTTCCGGTCAAGGAGCCAGCTCTACAGGAACAGGTGGTGGAGGTATTTTTACTGTATCAGCTCCTGCTCCTTTCACTCAGCTTATTATGCGGGGAGATGGAGGTGATAATGGTGCTTTGCTCGCAATTTGTGAAACTTCAATAGTTGCCGCTTGTAATGGTATTATTGATTCTGATGGAGACAGTATTCCTGATGAATGCGACTTGGATGATGATAATGATGGTATTTTAGATGCCAATGAGTGTATACTTACTAATTTAGTAACCAACGGTAATTTTGATTCTAATTTTTCTCCCGCATGGACAAATGATGGAGGCTGGACTTATAATGCTTCGGGAAAATATGTGGAAAATACTTCCTTCATAGGAACTGGTTTTGGCAATTTAACACAGTTACTGAGTAATATACCTCCTGCAATGGTGCCTTTAACATTTACATTAGGTGCAAAAGACGGGAGTACAAATTCCACAGGATCTCTTGAGGTATATCTCGGAGGAACATTATTTGCGACAGCAAATAATTCTACGGGGACGAATAATAATATTACTTTAACATTAAATAATGGTGCAACTTCTAATTTTATACCATTTACAGCAATAAGTACCACAACTTATGCATCACAAACATTTACAATCAATATTCCTTATTCAGGACCATCTTCGGGATCACTTACCTTTAAAATGGGAGCAAATCAAATAGATGACTGGTCTATTGATAATGTAAGTATTAATACCTGTGATACAGATGCAGACGGTATTCCTAATAGTCTGGATTTAGATTCTGATAATGACGGATGTGCAGATGCAATAGAAGGAGCGGGAAACTTTACTTCTTCCCAGTTAACTGCTGCATCAGGTACAATATTATCACAAACTCCTAATCAAAATTTCGGAACTTCAGTAGATGCAAATGGTATTCCGATAACAGTTGGTGCTGCCGGACAATCGGTTGGTCAGTCTCAGGATGCTTCTAAAAATGACTGTTTAGATTCTGATAATGATGGTTATCCCAATTGGATAGATTTAGATGATGACAATGACGGAATTCTTGATACAGACGAATGCCCTGCTTTTACCATCATTAATAACGGGACATTTAATGCACCAGTCACAGAATGGACAATAGGAACAGGATGGGACGTATCAACAGGAATTGCCAGAAATGAAAATGATAATATAAATTCTAGCCTTTCACAGACACTTAATAATCTTAATGCTGCTAATGGTATGGTAAAACTATCTTTCACTTTAGGTGCACAAGATGGTTTTAACAGTGCAGGTTATTCTGCTTCATTAAATATAATTTTAAATGGTACAACTTATGCTACATTTACCAATGGTACGGTAAGAGCTACAGGAATAAATAATGTTACCCAGACTCTAACGTCTGGTGTTACATCTACTTTCTTGCCTTTTTCAACAGCATCAAATTCGGGTTATACTACACAAAATATAACGATTAACATTCCTTACACAGGACCGAATTCAGCTATATTAACATTTAATCATAGTGCGGGCTATGATGATTGGAGTATTGACAATGTGATTATTGATACAAGTGCTTGTGATCTAGACGGTGATGGTATTCCTAATCAATTAGATTTAGATTCTGATGGCGATGGATGTCCTGACGCTATAGAAGGTGGTGCTGCCTTTACATCGGCTGATTTGCAAAATTCATCTATGGCAGGAGGTAATTCTGGTACAGGTTACATCGGTACTCCTGTTTCTGTAACCCAAAATCTAGGAAATACTGTAGGAAATACCGCGACTACAATGGGAGTGCCTACAATCGCTGGAACAGGACAAACGGTAAATAATGCAACCAATTCTTTTGTAAATGATTGTATTACCACCACTTGTTCGCCAGATCCTTATTCGGCAATGCAAACCTGGTGGTTAACTGATGCTCAAAATAAAGTAAGAATCGATTTTCAAACGGGATTACCTGTACTTAATAATCCAGCAAATGGAACTTATGGACAGGGTGATAGTAATACTGGTTCTGAAGCAAGTACATCCGTTACTAATCCTATTACAGGAAAATTATTGTTTGTAACAGATGGTAATAAGCTTTTTAGAGGGTCAGACGGCGCAGAAGCTATGGGTTATGCCGGTGGTAATAACGGTTCTGAAGAAGCCGCCTCAGCAATTCCAGATCCAAAAGGAGTGCTTGGTAGAGATTTTATCATTTTTGGAAATGCTACAAATAACACATATGGCGGATTATATGCTTCTAAATATAATCTTGAGACCAATATTATTTCTAATAAAACGATGCTTGTGTCTTCGGTTTATGAAGCTCTTGAAGTAATACCTCATACCAATGGTACAGATTATTGGATTCTGGTAAATACTTCTGATGAAAAAGTAAAATCATTTTTGTATTCAAAAGCTTCAGGATTCAATGCTACTCCGGTTTCTTCTATTGATGTACCTAATGATAATTCTGTTAGCAATACAACGAGTAGCTCATTTATTTCTTGGGATCCTAGAACACCAGGTAAAGTTCTTATTGCAAGAATGAACAAAATAGGCTTGGCTAATTTTAATGCGTCTACGGGAACTTTGGGCACTTGGCAAGTATATATTACAAGTACAGGCACTCAAAAAACTTTTACAGGATATAGTGGGGCTTTATCTCCAAATGGAAGATATATTTATTACACTGAATATGGTGCTGGTGGTAATTCTTTTCTAAAATATTACGATTTAGTTAATAATACAACAACGATATTAGATCCAATTCCTGCATCAACTTCAGCTGTCAAAATAGCACCGGATGGAAAGGTTTATAGAATTGGCTATGTTGGTTTGTTAAGGCAATTATTTTATATCAATGCAGATGCTAATACTCCCCCGGTTGGGCCAGGCTCTCAGTTACAGTTTCCCACAGGAGGAATGTCTGTTGGGCTGCAGCTTCCTAATAATACCTATTGGGCTTGTATTACCTGCCAATCAGGCACAGCAGCTCCTGCCTTAGCAAATACAAATATTACATCAAACCCAGCAACTGTAGGAGATTTAATCACTCTATTATCAGCAAGCAATAAACCAGCAGGTACTGTAATTACAATTCATTCTTCGGCTGTTCCTACAGATGCTAATAAACTGGTAAATTCTACAGCAATAGTTGCTGGCACAACTTATTATGCTGCTTTTTATGACGGTTTAGCAATATGCTATAGCCCTACAACTGTGGTTAATGTAAAATCATCTACCATCACAGATATTACTTGTTCAAACAACGGAACATTTGAAAACTCTACTGATGACTTTTTACAGTTCAAAATAACACCAGCTACCACCGCCAATTATAGTGTTACGGCGACTTATAATGGCAGTCCGGTTTCAGTTAAACAATTGAATAATTCAGCTGCAACCAATATAATGGGAGGTTTACCATCATATTTTAAAGTTGCTAACGGAACATTACCTGTTGGTAATAATTTTGTAATTACAATTACACCTACTACTGGTACACCAGAGACACTTATATTTACCAATACAGGAACGTGTTCTACCGCTTGTACATCTGCATCGTCAGGAAACACAGTAACTTATTATTATTACTCACCTGTAATAGGTCAGCAGGATTCTGTTATTGAACCAGCTTTACTGCCAAAGTTTGATCAAAGCAATGGCAGATTGCTCACGAATGTTAGCATAGAATATGGAGCAAATTATATGGGCGGAGCCATCATAGAGAGTACTGCAACGACTAGTCAGCTAACTAATTATCAGGAGTCATCCATCAATACATTTAGCATTTCAGGATATACACTTAATAGAACAGTGAGCTTATTTAATACGGGATTAGTTACTATTCCTGCGGGAATATCTGTGCCTGCACAAGGCTCTTGGCTAGGAGATATAAGTGGTCGTACAGTGGACCGGATGCTGATATCACCAGACGCTAATTGGTTAGGCAACCTATTATCAGCGGGGCAAAATCCTACTACGAGTACCAATTGGGTTACCAATATTACTGGAAATCCAACACATGATGATGATATGATTATTTTGAATAATAACTTTATTCCGAGTACCAATACCGTTAATTATAGTGCTCAGGCAGACCTGAATAATTTTATAGGGACAGGTAACTTGTCAAGTTCATTTAGTAACATCATATCAACATCACTTGCTGGTTCTTCAAATTTGTCTTTCACTCAAAGATTAGCTAGGTCTTACTTCTATAAGGTTACCTATACTTATGATTGTGGTCTGGTACCAACTTCCTGCTACAAACCAGCAGTAACAGATAGTAACGCCTATCCTACAAAACACGGCATTACTTCTTTAGGAAGAGCGGGAACAGATAGCGATAATTGGCCTATGGTAAGACAAAGTGCTTGGACAGCACTTGAATCGAAAACAAAAGGATTTGTAGTAAACAGAGTACGTTTCAATACCAGCAACCAGCCTGTAGCAGATGATGGAATTACTCTTGTGATCACTTCTCCTGTCGAAGGAATGATGGTTTATGATACCACTAGCAATTGTCTGAAAGTCTATACTTCTAATGATGGAGGTTTCTCGTTCGCTTGGCATTGTATGAGTACGCAGGCTTGTCCACAGTAA